Within Enterobacter sp. RHBSTW-00175, the genomic segment GCTCGGCAAACGGACAGTTGATATGCAATGCCCCACCGCGCAGCGTGCCCATCGCGTGATCGAGCGTCGATACCAGCCAGCTTGCCGGGATGTCCTGGGTTGGGCGCGGCAACGAAATACTCTGCGAAGGATGAGACGCAAAAATACCCGGCTGACGAATGGCCTGATTTGCGCCGCAGTCAATAAGCTCTGGCGGGCGATCGGCGGTTAGCAGGATCAATTTTTCACCGGTTAACCCGGCTTCAATAATTGCCGGGTAGAGGTTAGCCACCGCCGTACCGGATGTAACAATCACCGCCACGGGCTCTTTACTGACTTTTGCCAGCCCCAGCGCCAGGTGGCCTAAACCGCGCTCATCAAAATGGGTGTGATGAATAAACGTCCGGTTTTCAGCTGCCGCAAGGGTCAGCGGCGTAGAGCGGGAACCGGGTGCAATACACACGTGCCTGACACCATGGCGGGTCAGGGCTTCAAGGATCACCGTCGCCCAGCGTCGGTTAAAAGAACTTACTGACATGAGATTGTCCGGTATCAATATTGCGACACAGTATAAATAATAGAAAAAGATGGAATTTTGATATGAATCGGGAATGCGCGACTCAGTATTAATCCCTAAGGAGCAGAGTGCGCAACCCTGCGGCTTTATTTTCTATCTCCAGCCACTCTTGCTCCGGGTCAGAGCCGCTAACAATTCCGGCCCCGGCATATAGCCTCAGCGCGTCGTTGTGCAGCCGTGCGGAGCGGAGCGCCACACAAAACTCGCTTTTTCCGGGTGATAAATACCCGGCAGAGCCGGCATACCACTCTCTGTCGAACGGTTCGTTATTTTCGATAAAATCGCGTGCCGCCTGACGCGGTAACCCCGCCACGGCGGCGGTCGGTTGCAATACGTGCAGGCATTGTTCGTCATCGGTATGTTTTAGCGCAGTCCAGATACATCGACGCAAATGCTGCACCTTGCGCAGACGCACAATCTGCGCGGGCAGAACGTCCAGCATCCGGGTGTGATGTTGCAGACGCTGGCAGATATCCTCTACCACCAGCATATTTTCGCGCTGGTTTTTGTCGTCATTCATCAGCCATTCGCCCAGCCGCTGCGCCTGTTTATCTTCAGCATGGCTGGCAACTGTCCCGGCCAGCGCCTCAGTGCGTAACAGTGCGCCCCGGCGTCGCCACAAGCGTTCAGGCGTGGAACCCAGAAACGCGTTGCTGGCGTCAAACACCATGCAGAAATGGTAGCAATGTAAATTCAGCGCCCGGCTGGCGGCCATCAGTGCGATGGCGTTAACGGGCTGGTTAAACTGCACGTCTGTCGCCCTGGCGAGCACCACCTTTTCAAAATCACCGTGCGTAATGGTCTGCGTTGCAAGGCGGACAAGGCGCAGCCATTCCGGTTTGTCGGGCTGATGCGTCTCTCTGAGAGCCTGAAGCGACAGAGCGGGAATCGGCTGGGATTCACCCAACTGCTGTAAAAAATCCAGCGCCTGACGCGCATCATCCTGAAGGGAAGTGGCACTCCACAGGTGCAGGCGTAATGTGGCTATTCCCGCATTGCGTAACCACAGCAGGCGCGGCAAAAACAGACTGCCCTGCTCCGGGTTAAAGGCATTAAGCCCACAGATCCGGGTGGTATCCGGCGCGTCACAGGCGTTTAAAAACTGTGATGCCAGAGCCAGAGAAGAAAAGTGTGCGACGGCACCCAGCGCGGCCAGCTCTTCATCGCCGTTACGCTGTTGCCAGTAGAACTGGGGATAAGATGCCTGGGAGCCAAGCCAGGCCAGGGGATCAAAAGCATCATTTAGCGGGAAAGAGACATCGAAATGACGTAAACCGGGCGTAGCCGGTAGTGCTTGCGCAAGCTGGTCACGCAGACGTTCCAGCGCGATGAAAATCGATTGCACGCGAACCTCTCCCTGTTAAAACCTCACATTATACGGGGTACTGATAATAAATAGCAGTACCCACGTATAGGGAGTGGTTTACCGTCTGCATCAACCTCTTAACGACGCGCCAGCAGCAGCCCTAATACCAGCCCCGCCGCAGCACCAACCCCGATGCCGTGCCAGGGTTTTTCATGCACATAGTCATCAGTACGATACACAGCGCGTTTGGCGCGGTAGTAGTAGGTATCTGAAGCCTGACTGACGCGGGACTGCACGTCACGCAATGCATGCTCGGCACGCTCTTTTAGCTCGATATACTTCTGATCGGCGGGGTCACCTGAAGAACGTAACACCTCTTCCAGCGTTTCGCTCAGTAAAGCCAGGTCGTCGTCGATACGGGTCTCCCAGGAATGAAAAGACATATTTTTCTCCATGTTAGTACGCCAGTCCGCTAACTATAGACAACGACACCCCATTACGCCTGTTTCGCTTCTCGCGCCATGCCGATATGCGCAATGCCGTCTTCATCATACACATCCGTCACCGGAGCGAACCCGAAGTGCGCATAGAATGACTGAAGATGCGCCTGTGCACCCAGGTATAACGCCTTGTCTGGCCACTGTTTTTCGCAGGCAGCCAGCGTTTGTTCCATTAAGCGATAACCTAGCTTTTCACCACGCGCGCTGCCGCTGATGATAACGCGGCCAATCACCACCGGCTCAAATTCGTCTTCGCTTTTCAGAATCCTCGCATACGCGACCAGCTCGTTATCTTTCCAGCCCAGAATGTGATGGTTTTCCCCTATCAGGTCATCACCATCGATGTCCTGATACGGGCAGGTTTGTTCAACAATGAACACTTCACAACGCAGTTTCAGAAGTGCGTACAGGGAAAAGGTGGTCAGCTCGCTATGGTGTAAATCTTGCCACTGGATCATGTCAGGCTCCTTCTTAGGGTTCATCACGTTATACTAAACCCCTTCCCATTCAGCAAAGGGTCTGACTGTGTTATGGAACTGATTTTTCTGGGTACTTCCGCCGGCGTGCCAACCCGCTCACGAAATGTAACGGCCATGCTGCTGGATTTGCAGCATCCCACCCGTGGCGGGCTGTGGTTGTTTGACTGTGGCGAAGGCACGCAGCATCAGCTATTACACACGACTTATCATCCCGGTAAGCTCGATAAAATCTTCATTACCCATCTGCACGGTGATCATCTGTTTGGTCTGCCCGGCCTGCTTTGCAGCCGCTCGATGGCCGGGAATGCCAATCCCCTGACCATTTATGGCCCTGCGGGGATCGCGGAATTTGTTGAAACGACCCTGCGTCTGAGCGGTTCGTGGACCGACTATCCGCTGGAGGTGGTTGAGATTGCCGACGGGCTGGTCTTCGATGACGGTGCTTATCGGGTCATTGCCAGGCCGCTAAATCACCCGGTTGAGTGCTACGGTTATCGCATTGAAGAGCATGATAAGCCGGGTACGCTCAACGCCGCGGCGCTGATTGCCGATGGCGTGCGCCCGGGGCCACTGTTCCAGCGGCTGAAACTGGGCGACACTGTCGAGCTTGAAGACGGGCGCATGATTAACGGTCTGCAATATCTCTCGGCCCCATCGCCCGGCAAGACGCTGGCGATTTTTGGCGATACCGCGCCATGCCCTGACGCACATGAGCTTGCTCAGGGTGTTGATGTGATGGTGCATGAAGCCACGCTCGAAACGGCAATGGAAGAGAAAGCCAACAGCCGTGGCCATAGCTCTACCCGCCAGGCCGCCCGGCTTGCGCTGGAAGCAGGTGTCAGGAAACTGATCGTGACGCATGTCAGCTCTCGTTACGACGCCCGAGGCTGTGAAAATCTGCTGGCGGAGTGCCGGGAAGTGTTTGAAAACTGCGAGCTGGCGGAAGATTTCACTCAGGTCAGCGTTTAGTCCTTCATTTTTCCCTCAGGATGCCGATAACGATTAAAAGGTCAGCATTTCACTTGAGGGTAGAATGGATAATTTCCAGAAAGATATTGATGACAGGGCGAATCTGACCCTGTCGAACCGTTTTGAGCTGTTGCTGTTCCGTCTTGGCACCTCTCTGAATGCAAACAAATCCGAGCTGTTTGGCATTAACGTCTTTAAGCTGCGCGAAATTGTGCCAATGCCGGAATTCACCAAACCCGCGGGAATGAAATCACCGCTGATGGGGATGGTGAACATTCGTGACCAGGTGATCCCGGTGATCGACCTGGCTGCCGTCGCGGGTTGTAAGCCTACAACCGGGCTGAATATCCTGCTGATCACCGAATATGCCCGCAGCGTACAGGCCTTTGCCGTGGAATCAGTCGAGAACATTATGCGTCTGGACTGGAAGCAGGTGCACGCGGCGGAAACCGCCGTCAGCGGGCGGTACATCACCAGCATTGCCTGTCTTGATGAGAAGACCGATACCAACGATCTGGCGATGGTGCTGGACGTTGAGCAGATCCTGTATGACATCACACCGGCAAACCACGATCTACACGCCACCAATCTGCAAACCACGAAATTCAACATCAAGCCTGGCGCGGTGGCTATCGTGGCGGAAGATTCCAAAGTTGCGCGTTCCATGCTGGAGAAAGGCTTGCAGGCCATGGAGATCCCGGCGCAGTTACATATCACCGGCAAAGACGCATGGGAAAAAATTGGCGTTCTCGCTGCCCAGGCGCAGGCCGAAGGTGTGCCAATCACCGATAAAATCGCCCTGGTGCTGACCGACCTCGAAATGCCAGAGATGGACGGTTTTACGCTGACGCGCAAAATCAAATCCGACCCGGTACTGAAAGATATTCCGGTGGTGATCCACTCGTCCCTTTCAGGGAATGCCAACGAAGATCATATCCGCAAGGTGAAGGCCGACGGATATGTGGCGAAGTTTGAATTGAACGAGCTGTCGTCGGTGATTGAGGAAGTGCTGGACCGTTCGGTGAAGAAGATTGACGGGCCGTTGATTAGCCGGAAGCAGCTGGCATAGCCGGGTGGCGCTTCGCTTACCCGACCTACAAAACCCGTAGGCCCTGCAAGCGCAGCGCCGCTGGGCACTCTGTGCGGGCTGATGCCCTCACCCCGTCCCTCTCCCACCGGGAGAGGGCGCAAACATTAAAAAAGGCAACTTTCGTTGCCTTTTTGCTTTCACCTTACATCAGCGGCATCGCGTGTTGCACGATGGTGATCAGCGGTTGCGGATAGATACCGAAGATCAGTACCAGCAGCGCAGAGATCAGCACCACAATACCACCGGCGCTGTACTGCCAGTTGGTTGGCGCATCGCGGTTGAGCTGCTGAGGAGCACTCAGGTACAGGCTCACAGCCACGCGCAGGTAGTAGTACAGACCAATCGCGGAGCCAATCACCACACCGGCGGTCAGCCACCACAGGCCCGCCTGCACACCGACTGCCAGTACGTAGAACTTACCGATAAAGCCCAGCGTCATCGGAATACCGGCCAGGGACAGCATCATCACGGTCATTACCGCAGACAGAATCGGACGGTGCCAGAACAGACCACGGTAAGAGAACAGTGAATCTGCATCCGGGCCACGGTACGGGCTGGACATCAAACTCACCACGCCGAACGCGCCGAGGCTGCTGAACAGATAACCTGCCAGATACACACCAACGGCTTCCATCGACATCTCACCGCTTTGCAGCGCGATCAGTGCCACCAGCAGGTAACCCAGATGGGAGATAGACGAGTAGCCCAGCAGACGTTTGATATTGGTCTGGCTCAGCGCCATCAGGTTACCGAAGATGATGGAAACAAACGCGATAATGCCCAGCACCACGCGAACCGCTTCACTATCACCCACTGGTGCGTACAGGAACAGACGCATCACCACACCGAAGATAGCGATTTTGCTCGCCGTCGCCAGGAAGGTAGATACCGGTGCCGGAGCACCCTGGTATACGTCTGGCGTCCACAGGTGGAACGGAACCAGAGACAGTTTAAAGCCAAGGCCAACAATCATCATACCCAGGCCTGCCAGCAGCAGTGGTTCGTGCAGCATCCCGTCGCCGAGGCTCTTGCCGAGCGCCACGAAGGAGAGGTTACCGGACTGTGCGTACAGCAGCGCAATACCAAACAGCAGGAACGATGATGCCGCCGCTGACAGGATGGTGTACTTGATACTCGCTTCCAGTGAACGCTTCTGACGGAAGGCGTAACCAATCAGGCCGAACAGCGGCAGAGAGATAAGCTCAATACCGAGGAACAGCGCAGCCAGGTGGTTCGCATTCGCCAGCAGAATGCCGCCCAGTGCGGCAATCAGTACCAGCAGGTAAAACTCTTCTTTGTTGTCGTTGTAGCCTTCAAGCCACGGGTACGCAAAGGTGCAGGTTGCCAGACTCGCCAGCAGAACCAGCCCTGTGTATAGCATGGCATAG encodes:
- a CDS encoding GNAT family N-acetyltransferase, with translation MIQWQDLHHSELTTFSLYALLKLRCEVFIVEQTCPYQDIDGDDLIGENHHILGWKDNELVAYARILKSEDEFEPVVIGRVIISGSARGEKLGYRLMEQTLAACEKQWPDKALYLGAQAHLQSFYAHFGFAPVTDVYDEDGIAHIGMAREAKQA
- a CDS encoding chemotaxis protein; translated protein: MDNFQKDIDDRANLTLSNRFELLLFRLGTSLNANKSELFGINVFKLREIVPMPEFTKPAGMKSPLMGMVNIRDQVIPVIDLAAVAGCKPTTGLNILLITEYARSVQAFAVESVENIMRLDWKQVHAAETAVSGRYITSIACLDEKTDTNDLAMVLDVEQILYDITPANHDLHATNLQTTKFNIKPGAVAIVAEDSKVARSMLEKGLQAMEIPAQLHITGKDAWEKIGVLAAQAQAEGVPITDKIALVLTDLEMPEMDGFTLTRKIKSDPVLKDIPVVIHSSLSGNANEDHIRKVKADGYVAKFELNELSSVIEEVLDRSVKKIDGPLISRKQLA
- the rnz gene encoding ribonuclease Z, which codes for MELIFLGTSAGVPTRSRNVTAMLLDLQHPTRGGLWLFDCGEGTQHQLLHTTYHPGKLDKIFITHLHGDHLFGLPGLLCSRSMAGNANPLTIYGPAGIAEFVETTLRLSGSWTDYPLEVVEIADGLVFDDGAYRVIARPLNHPVECYGYRIEEHDKPGTLNAAALIADGVRPGPLFQRLKLGDTVELEDGRMINGLQYLSAPSPGKTLAIFGDTAPCPDAHELAQGVDVMVHEATLETAMEEKANSRGHSSTRQAARLALEAGVRKLIVTHVSSRYDARGCENLLAECREVFENCELAEDFTQVSV
- the nuoN gene encoding NADH-quinone oxidoreductase subunit NuoN, giving the protein MTITPQQLIALLPLLIVGLTVVVVMLSIAWRRNHFLNATLSVLGLNAALVSLWFVGQAGAMDVTPLMRVDGYAMLYTGLVLLASLATCTFAYPWLEGYNDNKEEFYLLVLIAALGGILLANANHLAALFLGIELISLPLFGLIGYAFRQKRSLEASIKYTILSAAASSFLLFGIALLYAQSGNLSFVALGKSLGDGMLHEPLLLAGLGMMIVGLGFKLSLVPFHLWTPDVYQGAPAPVSTFLATASKIAIFGVVMRLFLYAPVGDSEAVRVVLGIIAFVSIIFGNLMALSQTNIKRLLGYSSISHLGYLLVALIALQSGEMSMEAVGVYLAGYLFSSLGAFGVVSLMSSPYRGPDADSLFSYRGLFWHRPILSAVMTVMMLSLAGIPMTLGFIGKFYVLAVGVQAGLWWLTAGVVIGSAIGLYYYLRVAVSLYLSAPQQLNRDAPTNWQYSAGGIVVLISALLVLIFGIYPQPLITIVQHAMPLM
- the elaB gene encoding stress response protein ElaB, producing the protein MSFHSWETRIDDDLALLSETLEEVLRSSGDPADQKYIELKERAEHALRDVQSRVSQASDTYYYRAKRAVYRTDDYVHEKPWHGIGVGAAAGLVLGLLLARR
- the menF gene encoding isochorismate synthase MenF, producing the protein MQSIFIALERLRDQLAQALPATPGLRHFDVSFPLNDAFDPLAWLGSQASYPQFYWQQRNGDEELAALGAVAHFSSLALASQFLNACDAPDTTRICGLNAFNPEQGSLFLPRLLWLRNAGIATLRLHLWSATSLQDDARQALDFLQQLGESQPIPALSLQALRETHQPDKPEWLRLVRLATQTITHGDFEKVVLARATDVQFNQPVNAIALMAASRALNLHCYHFCMVFDASNAFLGSTPERLWRRRGALLRTEALAGTVASHAEDKQAQRLGEWLMNDDKNQRENMLVVEDICQRLQHHTRMLDVLPAQIVRLRKVQHLRRCIWTALKHTDDEQCLHVLQPTAAVAGLPRQAARDFIENNEPFDREWYAGSAGYLSPGKSEFCVALRSARLHNDALRLYAGAGIVSGSDPEQEWLEIENKAAGLRTLLLRD